The Plasmodium sp. gorilla clade G2 genome assembly, contig: PADLG01_00_66, whole genome shotgun sequence genome includes the window AAAAACAGTGGAAACAACAAAAGAACAAGTATGAAAGAGAAAATCCGGGAATGTTTGCAGAAGAATTATTAGGACATGATTATCCCGAATGTGTAGATACGAATTTCGAATTAAtatttgaagaaaataacaCACAAAAAAGTACAAAATCCAAAGAAGAATTGAAATATCCATATGGTGATGCTAGTGATATATGTTCGTGCGAACAACAAACATATGAGTGTAAAGGTAGTGCGTCAACGTGTAAAGAAAAAAGTGGCGATATATCCACGTGGCGCAcccatttattaaaaattggaagagataataaaaaattagaagGAGTATATGCTCCTCCGCGACGACAAAAATTATGTCTAGCAAATTTATATCCCATAAATTTTGGAAAAGATACAAATATTACCGATAACGATATTAgcagaaaaaaaaacgaGATATTTAATAGATTGAAAATTGTTGCAGAAAGAGAAGCGTTTTATTTATGGAAAcaatatcataaaaatgataaagatgATGAGGAAGCACATAAGAAAGCTTGTTGTGCTATAAGAAGCAGTTTTTTTGATATTGCAGATATTGTTAAGGGTATAGATTTATGGGACGATGCTagcaaaaaatatatagataaaacattaaaagaaatatttcaaaaggaattagaagaattaaaaaaaacaagaagAGAACCTAAATATGAAAATCCCATTTTATATTTGAGAAAAATATGGTGGGACTCaaagaaaaatgatatatgGGATGCTATGCAATGCGGAGTAACAAATGCATTGGAACTATTAAACGTAAAAGGAAAAACGTACGAAAATATAGATTGTatgaaagatataaataatcaacGTAATGTCTACTTAGTTGCCACACCTCAATTTGTGAGATGGCTAGAAGAATGGTCTCAACGATTTTGCGAAAGATACAATGAACTTATAAATGATGTAGAAACGAAATGTGGTAATAgtggtaataataatgataactTTAATGATAATTCCAATAATGGATGCAAAGATGCTTGTgcaaaatataatgattggataagtttaaaaagaaaagaatggAATGGTATGAGCAAATACTATGAAAATGTAAAAGGTAAGGACGAAAATAGTTCTCCTGATTTTGTAGACTATGGAGCTGTTAGTCAACCTACAGCTATGGATTACTTGAACCAAAAATGTAATCAAACTATAAATGGAACAAATAATTGTTGTTACTGCGAAAATGTGGGTACAAATACTACATCCACTGCTACTAACCCACTAAATCATATGGACAATGTCGTCAATAAAATTGacgataaatataaacaatatatggCACAATGCACCAGATGTTACATACAACATATAAAGGATCAAATTAATACAATCGAACAGAAGATACAGGGAAGACAGGATCAGAACACCAAGGGAAAGAGTAGTAGTAGTTCCAATAATCCTTGTACCAATCCTAGTGGTATCACACCCACTAAAACCGTGGACGTTATCGCCAAAGAAATGCAGGATAAGGCAAAGACACAATTGGGTAATAGTAGTGGTTTGGTAGGAAATATATCCTTAGCGGAATTTAAAAACAGCGTTAAAGGAAACACGTTGATGGATACCGATATTTGCAACCTTGATAAAAAAACACATACCAATGATCATCGTGGTGACGGTGAACCATGTAAAGGCAAAGGTGGAGATAAAAGTCCATCTATACACACTCGATTTGTTGTAGGTGTTCGATGGGAAGCGGATCCTAAATATATGCACCCAAATCACAAAGATGTTATTATGCCTCCAAGAAGACGACATATATGTACCTCAAATTTAGAAAATTTGTACATGAAGTACGAAGGCCTCACAGGAACTAATGTCAATCATTCTTTTTTTGGAGATGTATTGCTAACTGCAAAAGAGGAGGcaaacaaaataatagatatgtataaagaaaaaaataacagAAATGGCCAAGATGTTCTAAATGACCCAAAACATCAGCAGACAATATGTAGAGCTGTACGCGGAAGTTTTGCCGATTTAGGTGATATTATAAGAGGAAGAGACTTATGGAGTAAAGAAGATGGTGcaaaaaaaatggaagaaCATTTTGtaaacatatttaaaaacattAAAGAGAAACATAGTGATAACACCATCAAAGTCAACGACAAATATACAGAAACtaacaaatataaacaattaaGAGAAGACTGGTGGGAAGCTAATCGTGATAAAATCTGGGAAGCAATGAAATGTGGAATAAGCGCCATAAACTGTGATAAAGATACCCCCCATGATGATTATATTCCACAAAGATTACGTTGGATGACCGAATGGACAGAATGGTTCTGTAAAGCACAAAAAGACGAGTATAACAAGGTGAGGACGGCGTGCGATAAGTGTAAGAGTGGACAATGTACGGAATGTAATGATTGTCAAGCTAAATGCACAGAATATCAAACATTTGTTAATGAATGGAAAAAACAGTGGACATATATGGAAACAAAATACCAATCATTATACAAAGATGCAAAAAATGGTAAAGGTAGTGATGAGAACGAAAAATATCTTAATGAATTTTTACAAAAATTACGAACAGCAAATAGTGGCAATACCACGTATACTACTGCAGCGGGGTACGTACATGAAGAACTTAAAAATATGGAGTGTGAGAGACAAAATGAATTTTGTAAAATCAAACCTGGTGGTACCCAAAACGAGGATTACGCTTTTGAGCAGTACCCCAAAGATTATAAGCAAGCCTGTGGTTGTCAGGAGGATACGTCACAAACAACATCACAACAAACACCTACGTCAACACCTGTGGCACCAAATTACTCACAGGGATCGGAACCTGGGACTACACCGTCACCAGCTGCAGTGGTACCACATTCTGGTGGGTCATCACAGGATGGGACACAGACAAAGGGACCATATACTTCACAGGAAAAGGGAAAACCACAGGCGAGATCTGGTGGTGCAGTGGATAATGGACAAGTACCAAAACCACAAGATACGGCGCCACAAGATGGGAACCAGTCACATGGCTCGGGAAGACAGGTACCAGGTGGTAACCTACCAACACAAGACCCGAAGCAAACAGGTTCAAACGCTGGCGAACCTCATGGTGCTCCTGGTTCTCAACCTAGCGCTGTTAGAGCTGATCCTGGAAAAGATGGACAAAATGGTCAACAAACTAATACAGTACCTAGTGGTTCCCCTGTTGCTCCTGGTGGACAAGGTAATTCTGATCCTGTTCCTGGAAAAAGTACAAATCCTGCAGATGAATTTAAAGAATTAGATGAATGTCCTTTTGAaaatggtaataataatgttactGCTACTGTAAATAATGTAAAATGCAAAAATTTGACTGTTAATTCCCGATGTACAAGTAagaaatatgataataatttgaataaCTGGAATGCTGACcttgtaaaaaataataaaggtgATAATCAAGGTGTGCTAATGCCTCCAAGAAGAGTATATTTATGCAGAAAACCTTTTTTTGGACAACGTTATCAttcaaatgaaaaagattCATTTATAAAAGATTTTTATACAGCTACGTTTAATCAAGGAATCCTTTTAGGTATATTATTCAACGATAATAAAGATGAAGCATATGAGTCACTAAAAAATAGTTTTTATGATTATGGAGATATTATTAAAGGTACAGATATGATAGAAGAAACACTTACGAATGATTTAAATGATaggttaataaaaatgtttccAAAAAATAGTGCTTCATCTACATCTGTTGATGGACGAGAACAATGGTGGACACAAAATCGAACACGTGTTTGGCACAATATGTTATGCGGGTATCATAAAGGAGTAACTGATCCACCAACAAGCAAACGAAGTAAAAAGTCAAAAGCGGCATCGTCGTCATCAGCAACAACTGAAATTATTCCATTACATTGGTGTAAAGTACCCGATGATGACAGTACTCCTCAATTTCTAAGATGGATGACGGAATGGGCACGACAGTTTTGTGAAGAAAAAGGAAACGAAACTATATCATTAGAAAAAAACTGTTTAGATAATGATGCAGGAACAACACAATCTGCAACAAATGGAGGATACAAATTAACCGATAATAATTGTATAAGTTCTCGTACTATATACAAAGATTGGCTTCGTAGTAAAAATGATCAATGGAAAGCATGGGAAAagttatatgataaatacgaaaaagaaaaagtagATGCTAGCACACAAAGTGTCAATTCCCCACCTGGAACACATCCACAACCACAAGCATTATCACGAAAAAATGATGCTGAAAAATATGTACAAAGGAATTGTGGTCAATGTAAATGTAACATTAATAATTTGGATAAGATGTATGAACAAATACACGATACAAATATAAActcaattaaaaaaattgttgCTAATGTTGAAGAGGATATACCACAACTAAAACTcctaaaagaaaaagatataacTGAATCTATTGAAAAAATGCTTGAAAATGTTTCAAAACATGCGAAAATTATtgaggaaaaaataaatccaGAAGCAAGACAATTAAACATAAATACAGCACAATCAAACAATTCTCAAGGTTCTTTTAGTTTTAATGATTTGTGGAAGGCAATAAACGAGACTGTTTTACCTCGTATGGGTGGTACTGTATTTTTGGGGACTTATGGAACAATAAAAGCTATTGAGGCTACTCCGGGTATAATTTCCAAAGGATATAATTATGTAGCTCCATCTGCAAAAGATGCTGCAACAACTGTGGTAAGAAGTGTTTTAAGTGGACTTAAGGGCGTCATTACTTCAATTAATGCTACTAATTCAAATCAAAACCACGTAGAACCTCCTGCACCCGAACCACCAACACCCCCACAAAATGATCAGTCAGATATCACGCATAACATATTATCTTCCACTCTCCCCGTTGGAATCAGTTTTGCCTTAGGTTCAATCGCTCTACTATTTTACCTCAAGGTAattaacacatatatatgtatatatgtgggTGTGTATGTGTGTTTGTATatgtgttttatatatatgtatatatatttgttatgtTTGGATAtgttttacatatatatgtgttaggtttgtatatgttatatatatatgtgatacgtttagatatgttttatatatatttaatatatatttaatatatgtatttatattgaaaaaaaaaaaaaataggaataaggaaacatatttattgaaaaaaaataaaagaaaaaaaaaaaaaaaaatttcagttaaaataaaaaatgagaaattttgttaaaaaaaaaaataaaaaaaattttattaaaaaaaaaaaaaagaaaaaaaatttttattaaaaaaaaaaagtaaaaaaatattttattaaaaaaaaaaaaagtaaaaaaatattttgtgaaaaaaaaaaaaagtaaaaaaatattttgtgaaaaaaaaaaaaaaattaaaaaaaaattttataaaaaaaaaaattatataaaattttatacaataaaaactaaatttaaatttaaataaaaaaaaaatatatatattaaaaaatatatatatacatatattttgcacccacataaacatatacataccTATACctacatattttttcatagaAAATACCCAAAACTTCTCCTGTGGATTTGGTGCGTGTCCTTGATATCCCACAAAACGATTATAACATACCTGATGAAACATCCACTAATAGATATGTTCCATACAGTaaatataaaggaaaaacatacatatacgTAGAACGTGATGGTGATAGTGAAGATgacaaatatatgtttacatCTGATACTACTGACGTGACTTCGTCAGAAAGCGAATATGATGAACTAGATATCAAtgatatatatccatatagatcacctaaatataaaactttaATTGAAGTAGTACTAAAACCAAGCAACAAAACAACATATGATGATacatataaagataatatagtGGATACTACCTATATATCTAGTGATAACCCTACCTATAAACTTACAGATAATGAATggaatgaattaaaaaaagattttatttcacaatatttagaaaatgataatatggatgtacctaatgaaaatattattgatgataatatggaTATGCAACCTAATACTACACACGACAGTATGGAAGAAAAACCTTTTATTACACAAATCCAAgatagaaaattatatagtgatgataacgaaattatatataatattaattggaATATTCCGGAAAATATCACAACAAATACTGCGACATATGTGTcaccaaatatatattctggtattgatttaataaatgattCGTTAAATAGTGGTAATGATATTTATGATGAGTtgttaaaaagaaaagaaaacgaATTATATGGAACAAAATATACGAAAAATACAACAACAAATAAAGTTGCAAAACCATTAAGTGGTGATCCGATCCTCAACCAACTAGATTTGTTTGATAAATGGTTAGATAGACATAGAGATATGTGTAACGAATggaataataaagaagaaatgtTACATAAATTAAACGATGAAtggaataaagaaaataaccaacatataatgaatatatcaTCACCTCATAATGATATGAATGATGAAGAAACATATAATGTAATAAACACTCACGAAAGTAATGATATAACATTTCTTGAAAATCTTGGATCAACAAATATACAACCCAATGATATTACAAGAAACAATAATGCTTTGCCCACAAACAATTTACgtacaaatatttatatggatatacattataatgaaaataatgatataccAAGTAATGATAATTTGGAAAATTCGTACAATTCTTCatgatatgaaaaatataataatattttaattgaaTATAAACACCAAAAAAAGTGGGGTTTGAACAGAACATATTAACAATATAGTAACAACTTAttccaatatatatatatatatatatatatatataatctccacaaaatatatatttatatatatatatttgtgttgtaaaagatatatatttttttttttctctttatatacatatgttttccaaatataaatatatgtatatatatattaggtaTTGGGAAATTTCATTTTAAGAATAtacaataattattttcgtatattttaatattttattttatattttggaAATGTAACAATATTTTCaacttattattttattttataattatatatatatgttatgtatttttttttatataatttaaattgttttttttatgcataattttttttttgtcatccatatatatatttttttttttatgcataatttgtttttttttttgttatccatatatatattttttttaaatttaatttaatatatttattattaatttatataaattatcaaatttttttttacgaaattctttttaaaattataaacacAAAGAATATTGTGTACCTTAAtggtttcatttttttttttttttttttataaaataaaatataaatatatatatatattacattattttttatataatatatatctgaacaaaaaaaaattaattttattatacacatatatatattataattcatatatttcatctttatgaaaatattttgtgcatatcatatatatatgtaatgaatcacacaatataattaaaatatttaactatattattcaaaaaaaacataaataaaaaatatatatatataatatttctgatttattatatgttactatacatttaaaaaaaataatgttcaaatcaatttatttaattaactTAAAaaccattatatatattttttttttttttttaaatgaattttaataaatatttttgtttaaaacACACAaacaaatttaatatatatatatatatatatatatatatatatatatattacatgtattaattattttattaaaattaggatttatatatcttaggttacatatatatcaaagaaatataaacaatttttatcataataaattttcatcACTACTATTTTCAAACAACTCCTTATCATCCAAATAAGTATATCTATTAGTACCACTCATATCCATATTAGATCTAGGGGTCATATCACTACTTATTTCTATAGAAAGGTTGGTATTCAACAAGTTGTGTGTATGGTCCGTAGTATTGTCGTTATCACGTTGTATATTCCACTGGTTGTACATATCTTTATTTCTCTCTAACCATTTATCATATAGATCCAATTGGTTCAGTATAGGATCACCACTTATTGGTTTTGCAACACGATTTGTAGATGTATTTTTCGGATAGTTTGTTCCAAACAATTCGTTTTCTTTTCGTTTGAGTAACTCATCATAAATATCAATATCATTACCACGATTTAACGAATCATTAATTAGATCTATAccactatatatatttggtgACATATATTTTGGACTATCCACGTTATTCGTTGTGATATTTTTTGGTATATtccaattaatattatatataatttcgtTTTCATCACTATATAATTTTCGATCTTGTATTTGTGTAATAAAAGGTTGTTCTAGAGGCATACCACTATATGAAGTATTAGTATCCGTAATGTTTCCAGGTATATCATTTTGTAACATGTTCAAAATAAAAtccttttttaattcattccATTCATCATCTATGGGTATATTATCACTTAATGGTTTTTCACCACTATTTGGTATAGTACCACTAAGTACATCACTTGGTGTTTTACTTGGTTTTAGTACTACTTCAATTAACGTTTTATATTTTGGCGAtttatatggatatatatcattaatatctATCTCTTCATATTCACTTTCGGACGAAGAAGTGATATCAGATGTATCAGTTGTTACCACATAGTTATGactatcattatcattttccacatatatgtatgttttgcCTTTATATTTACCATAGGGCACATATCTATTCGTTGATGTTTTTGTCGGCATGGCCTCATCATTTTGGGGTATATTCAGCACACGAAAAATATCCGTAGAGGTAGTTGGGGGTTTTTTCTAAGAAAAACaaacacatatatgtatatgaatatatatatatgtatgtgaatatatatatgtatatgtgtggGTATAGGTATATAGGTattggaatatatatatatatatgtaaataaatataggtaatttttttttttttttttcgcattttttattttaacttaatttttctttcataaaatttatcatttttattttaactccatttttttctcatgatttttatttaaatgaattttattttcaatttttttctgataaaatttcacatttttattttaactccATTTTTTCTcatgatttttatttaaatgaatggtttttatattttttttatttaaaacaatttatcatttttattttaactgaattttttctcatgatttttatttaaatgaatggtttttatatttttttttatttaaaacaatttatcatttttattttaactccatttttttctcatgatttttatttaaatgaattgttttttatatttttttttttaggataaaatttctaattttttattttaaatgaattctttttatatttttttttttaaataaattctttttatatttttttttgataaaatttgtcattttttattttaactgaattttattttcaattttttgtttttttctatttaaaaaaattatgaatttcaattttatttttaaatatgttaaattttttttttctctcaattttttttagaattttttaactttattctttacatatataaaaaaacaaaaacacaTATTTACCCCCCATATAAATAACACCcccacatatacatataccacacatatatatttaccaccacacgtatatatataccacacgtatatatataccaccacacgtatatatataaccacCACATATACCCCCAGCCCACGAAGATGTATATCCCCCGTGGGAGGGGGGACCCGCgcacaaatatttataaatatatattttgaatatatatatacatatacatatatgccACAATATAGGaacatatatgcatatatatacgctta containing:
- a CDS encoding erythrocyte membrane protein 1, PfEMP1, putative, translated to MSGSSSNSFPPSNCQTISEFNITRGYSIDSTTTRRTASSSGSTSNNGEVEICMKYDKNNFDAGSGLGIGNDGNSDKEVMKQFISTINYDQSDFYMDSYKRGPCSVNLTNNIWIWRKPIMIDTTNSEIKDNSKYKNTIVIPPRTQSLCLGYLDKLNVNNIDDFHDNSRLLFEWIIAAKLEGQKLGNHYINNGDKLKKALGYSYADYGDLVKGTIIWENHITKQLETNLKHIFQTVFNKHIQQNGQTIGSGTYPKDLRILREAWWNTNKQYILGALIFGAQKLEGKNDSSWVEQMKNSPPTTDYIPQYLRFAQEWVEHLCEQRKVYVKEVIEKCKPCIEESDDYHKKNTIDNKKEVGVRNSGINNSNENYEGEGGNCWENNGKVANTSGECSKCKNTCEIFKAFVEGKAINDNDNKTWRERWIQMDRIYGDLIKTGKKEIEKYKENQRREKQQQQKQPQQKQTTLTVGSRGRNQPYMMKCGDNNECLKPDEDSFYQYLAYNGYTTLSSYMNLVLKDMDCGVDKPRWDRATVVKKANSGKTVKKVIYPQLFGSTPAGYKYACECRIPSREELCRDNHMYNTRWVCGQNSGSNTPSRQKRSAHSGQPTYVLCNLRHDENDESNHKDQIVAAAVPGVSANSALDQKDLEFFSTFDSWYKDIQDKLDRHFHRISRDCKLENIGTTSSGGSTGTISKECQYCRDNCECYKLWVKNMKDQWDKQKHNYEIFQKKSSSQNVSLNDYLFSRCWAEYFEKDVKSKSLKEIDAVQDIHIINLLRERCGEDKEKGQEKFQKRIEKAENETKICHKKQERCKRGAETLDCSGMDGNVSGCNDKYYDRPMSGKNGTAKNWICNGKDVDSNVCVPPRTQTLCVANMYNSTSKTVQLGNSGDELKKYIKNAMRTETELLYEYYKEGTPIVTTKGETNKSVLPKNFCKAAERTYNDFKHMVIGDIPWKPDSFKNIHNRIKQMITHQENNKTPQTNNSNEPLEEWWEKNSDEFWEAVKCGIKDKPKNGGGIFSGNECGEFPPDDTDNQFVWWFKEWGQQFCIQRQKYIKDINENCSSSVNSRCNGVSGGKSNELTGDCKTKCEAYKNFINDRKKQWKQQKNKYERENPGMFAEELLGHDYPECVDTNFELIFEENNTQKSTKSKEELKYPYGDASDICSCEQQTYECKGSASTCKEKSGDISTWRTHLLKIGRDNKKLEGVYAPPRRQKLCLANLYPINFGKDTNITDNDISRKKNEIFNRLKIVAEREAFYLWKQYHKNDKDDEEAHKKACCAIRSSFFDIADIVKGIDLWDDASKKYIDKTLKEIFQKELEELKKTRREPKYENPILYLRKIWWDSKKNDIWDAMQCGVTNALELLNVKGKTYENIDCMKDINNQRNVYLVATPQFVRWLEEWSQRFCERYNELINDVETKCGNSGNNNDNFNDNSNNGCKDACAKYNDWISLKRKEWNGMSKYYENVKGKDENSSPDFVDYGAVSQPTAMDYLNQKCNQTINGTNNCCYCENVGTNTTSTATNPLNHMDNVVNKIDDKYKQYMAQCTRCYIQHIKDQINTIEQKIQGRQDQNTKGKSSSSSNNPCTNPSGITPTKTVDVIAKEMQDKAKTQLGNSSGLVGNISLAEFKNSVKGNTLMDTDICNLDKKTHTNDHRGDGEPCKGKGGDKSPSIHTRFVVGVRWEADPKYMHPNHKDVIMPPRRRHICTSNLENLYMKYEGLTGTNVNHSFFGDVLLTAKEEANKIIDMYKEKNNRNGQDVLNDPKHQQTICRAVRGSFADLGDIIRGRDLWSKEDGAKKMEEHFVNIFKNIKEKHSDNTIKVNDKYTETNKYKQLREDWWEANRDKIWEAMKCGISAINCDKDTPHDDYIPQRLRWMTEWTEWFCKAQKDEYNKVRTACDKCKSGQCTECNDCQAKCTEYQTFVNEWKKQWTYMETKYQSLYKDAKNGKGSDENEKYLNEFLQKLRTANSGNTTYTTAAGYVHEELKNMECERQNEFCKIKPGGTQNEDYAFEQYPKDYKQACGCQEDTSQTTSQQTPTSTPVAPNYSQGSEPGTTPSPAAVVPHSGGSSQDGTQTKGPYTSQEKGKPQARSGGAVDNGQVPKPQDTAPQDGNQSHGSGRQVPGGNLPTQDPKQTGSNAGEPHGAPGSQPSAVRADPGKDGQNGQQTNTVPSGSPVAPGGQGNSDPVPGKSTNPADEFKELDECPFENGNNNVTATVNNVKCKNLTVNSRCTSKKYDNNLNNWNADLVKNNKGDNQGVLMPPRRVYLCRKPFFGQRYHSNEKDSFIKDFYTATFNQGILLGILFNDNKDEAYESLKNSFYDYGDIIKGTDMIEETLTNDLNDRLIKMFPKNSASSTSVDGREQWWTQNRTRVWHNMLCGYHKGVTDPPTSKRSKKSKAASSSSATTEIIPLHWCKVPDDDSTPQFLRWMTEWARQFCEEKGNETISLEKNCLDNDAGTTQSATNGGYKLTDNNCISSRTIYKDWLRSKNDQWKAWEKLYDKYEKEKVDASTQSVNSPPGTHPQPQALSRKNDAEKYVQRNCGQCKCNINNLDKMYEQIHDTNINSIKKIVANVEEDIPQLKLLKEKDITESIEKMLENVSKHAKIIEEKINPEARQLNINTAQSNNSQGSFSFNDLWKAINETVLPRMGGTVFLGTYGTIKAIEATPGIISKGYNYVAPSAKDAATTVVRSVLSGLKGVITSINATNSNQNHVEPPAPEPPTPPQNDQSDITHNILSSTLPVGISFALGSIALLFYLKKIPKTSPVDLVRVLDIPQNDYNIPDETSTNRYVPYSKYKGKTYIYVERDGDSEDDKYMFTSDTTDVTSSESEYDELDINDIYPYRSPKYKTLIEVVLKPSNKTTYDDTYKDNIVDTTYISSDNPTYKLTDNEWNELKKDFISQYLENDNMDVPNENIIDDNMDMQPNTTHDSMEEKPFITQIQDRKLYSDDNEIIYNINWNIPENITTNTATYVSPNIYSGIDLINDSLNSGNDIYDELLKRKENELYGTKYTKNTTTNKVAKPLSGDPILNQLDLFDKWLDRHRDMCNEWNNKEEMLHKLNDEWNKENNQHIMNISSPHNDMNDEETYNVINTHESNDITFLENLGSTNIQPNDITRNNNALPTNNLRTNIYMDIHYNENNDIPSNDNLENSYNSS
- a CDS encoding erythrocyte membrane protein 1, PfEMP1, putative; the protein is MPTKTSTNRYVPYGKYKGKTYIYVENDNDSHNYVVTTDTSDITSSSESEYEEIDINDIYPYKSPKYKTLIEVVLKPSKTPSDVLSGTIPNSGEKPLSDNIPIDDEWNELKKDFILNMLQNDIPGNITDTNTSYSGMPLEQPFITQIQDRKLYSDENEIIYNINWNIPKNITTNNVDSPKYMSPNIYSGIDLINDSLNRGNDIDIYDELLKRKENELFGTNYPKNTSTNRVAKPISGDPILNQLDLYDKWLERNKDMYNQWNIQRDNDNTTDHTHNLLNTNLSIEISSDMTPRSNMDMSGTNRYTYLDDKELFENSSDENLL